The following DNA comes from Alienimonas californiensis.
GCAGAACGTCCGGCGCCTGATGGATCAACACGCCGCAGGTGAAGACGAGATCGAACGTGCCGGCGGGCTCGTAGTCGAGCAGCGATCCCAGCGAGATCTCTGCATGCGGGAAAGCCTCCCGGGCGGCGCGGGCGGCTTTTTCGTTGATCTCGACCGCCGAGAGCTTGATCCCGGGGCGGAGGAGTCGGAGGGCCTGCAGGTTCGCCCCGACGTTACAGCCCAGTTCGAGCGCAGAGGTCACGCCCGGCGCCCGCCGCAGCGTGGCGGCCCAATGCGCGAGGTTCCCCGCCAGCAGCGTCTCCGCGGCGTTGCGGTCGACGTAGGCATCACCGAATTCGCCCCGCCAGAACGACTCCTGCTCCATTCCGGCCCTGCCGACCGCGGCCGGGCCGTCGTTCTCCTGACTACCAGACATTGAAGGCGAACCTTTGTGCGTAGGGATTGAATCCGGAGACCGTACCGCCGCTCGACCCGCCGTTCCACCGGCGAGAGACAGCCGTGAAGACGCCGCGCCCCGGCCCTCGGCGTTCCAGGCCCGCCCCCAACTGCCGTCTTCCCGCTCCGGTCGACGTTGACGACCGCAGCGCTCGCGTGATCGTCGTCGCCTCGGCAGAGGCAGCGCCTTTGACCGGCTCTGTATGAGCCGAAGTCTGCCTTCTTCTGCTCTGGGGGATTGGCCAGAGGGTTTCTGCCACGTTTCCGGGCTGAGAGATCGTGTTCAAGGAGATTCGTGGAGGCGGTGACGGCGACGCCCGCCGGGAAGTCACTTTGAGGTGGGGGGCGACCCGCTGTGCGTCGCCCGCGGGCCGGCTCACGCCGTACGCTGGCGCCAGACTCAGAAGGCCGATGGCAGCGAAGTCCGTAGTGCCCCAGCGGTGCCGGCAGGCTCTCCGCGTCCCGCCGCGACCGGCAGATCAGCGGGTCCAGCGACGTGTCCCACGCCCACATCCCGTGCGCCGCGCTGAGGGGAGGGCGCCGCAGGGGCATTGTCATGCGGGCGGCTGCCGGCATGCGATACGAACGACCTGCCAACGCTACCGCCGGGAGGGGGCGCCCTTGACATGTCTCGGAATGCCCCGAGATGGTTGGTCCAGCGTCACGCCACGCGGCGGCGGGCAGGGAGCGGGATCAGTCGGAAGGTCGGCCCGGCGCCGAGGTAGCCGCCCAGAACCGCCGCCAGCATCGACAGCAGGGTGCCGGCGAAGGTCAGCCAGGTGACGGTGGCGGTCGCGTCGACGATCTCCTCCGCGGTCTGGCTCGCCTCCCGCTCGAGCTCGCCGGAATTGACGGCGCTTCCCGCGGAGTTCGCCGCCTCCCGGGCCCGGGTCTCGGCGGCGGCGGTGAGTTGGTCGATCTGGGCCTGCTCAAACCCGGCTCGCTGAGCCACACTCCTGAGATCGGCCAGGTTGACGTTCGCGGCCGCGTCGGCCGGGACGGCGTCGACGACGGTTCCCACCGCGGCGCCGCCGGCCGTCGCGACGCCGACCATCGCGTTGAATCCCGCCCGCACGCCGCTGGCCATCAGCCAGAGCAACATCGCGAACACCGCGGCCCAGACGAGCGCCCCGTACACGGCCCCCTCCACTTTGCTTTCCCCCACGGTGAACTCGCTGGCGAGGTATCCGCCGGCGAAGAGGCACAGCGCTGTGACCACGATCGCCCAGATCGCCGCCCCGGTGCCGAGGGTATCCGCGTCCGTGTCCGGTCCGACCGACAGCCCGATCGCCGCGCCCAGCAGGGTCAGCAGGAAGTAGAGGGCCAGTGCCAGCACGGCCCCGGCGAGGATCGCCCCCCAACTGACGCGGCTGCGGACCGGCAGTACGTCGTCGACGCCCACGTCGGGCAGACGGTCGCGGTCGTGATCGCGGTCGCGGTTGGCGACGGGGGTGACGGCGGCGTCGGTGGACATGGGAGGCGCTCCAGTTGGAACGGCCGCGAACGCGCCGCGGCCGGGGGACGAACAATGACGTGCGGCATACTGACGCCGGCACCCTCGTCGCATCCCCCGCAAGTCGCCGCCCTCCGCCATAGGGGAACCCATGCCGAAGGCCGCCCGCGGGCTCGACGCCTAATTCTCGTCGTGGCTGACTTGGTCGATCACCACCACGACCGCCAACAGCAGCACGGCGTCCTCGCCGTCGGCGACGTCCACGCCGTAGCTGTCCGTCAGGGAGAAGAACTTCTTGGAGACCGTCGCCACCGTCCGCCCGTCCCGGGTGAGGGCGTAGTCGCGGTCGAAGAAGTCGCCGGTCGCGTCCAGATCGCCGGGGGCGGCGTCTTCTACGTCAAACACCTCCCGGAAGAGGGTGAACGGCTTCTTCGTCACCGTGGCGACGACCGCGTCGCCCTGGACGATGCGATAGGTCGTCTTCAGCGAGAGGATCTTCTGTTCGATCCGCACCAGCTCGTTGCCGTCCATATCCTGGAACGACAGCTTGTCGCCGATCGAAAACGCCGCCCCGTCCACGAAGAAGCGGTCGGCGCCGGTCTCGTCTTGGATGGTGAAGTCGTCCCCGAAGGCGAGGAGCTTTTGACGGAGCTGAAACTTCATCGGGGCGTGCGGTGAGAGCGGGGAGGTCGTGAAACGAGAGCGCCCCGGCCGGCGGGCGCGTCGGCCGGGGCGCTGCGATGGAGTGGCGGGGGCCGCTCAGCTGCCGTAGTCGTATTCGTAGGCGTGACGGATGTGCCGGCGGTCGGCGTCGTAGTCGCCCTCGTATTCCTTGCGCAGCTTGGAATCGAGGTCGTCGTTCCAGGACGGATAGGTCGAGGTGTACCGACGGTTGGCCGTGTGGCCGAAGCGGAAGGCCTGCTCGCGGTTCTCGAAGGCGTCGTCGGAACCGGTCATCTGCTTGACGGTGTCGTCGACGTCCTGATCCATGTCGCGGGCCGTGTCGGAGCCGAAATCGGCCTTCGTCTGCTCCCAGTCGTTGGCGAACGCTTTCTTCACGCGTTCCCAGGCGGAGAGATCGTCTTTGGTGTGATAGGGGGTGGCGGTCGCCATCGTTGAGCGTCTTCTGAATAAGGAAGGGGCGACCCGTCGAACGCGGGCCGGACGCTCAGCATTTCACCGTCAGTTCCCCCCGCCCCGTCAGAAGCGATTGCCGCACGCGGGCATGGGACGATCGCCGGGGGCCGGCCCAGAACCGGCTCGCGTGGCTGGGGCAGAAGCGCAGGCGAGCGAAGCGAAACCGAGAGGATGCCCCAGGAGGGACGGTGTGCGACTGCCGGGTGGGAACCTCCCACGTCACTGGTTCTGGGGCATCCGTTCCCTCCGCTTCGCTCCGGTCACTCCTGCCCCAGCCACCCAGCCGTATGTATTCTCATTTTCGGGGCGGGATAGCGGCTCGCATGGCAGCCGTATTCGGTGCAACCACATAGATTGACTGGATGATGCCCTCTGAAATATCCAGTAGGTTCATCAAGTCAGGACGAGGAGGCGTATAGCCTCGGTGCATGGAAGCGTGTCCCGCCTCGAGAGCGGAATCCAGAAAATCTCGCTGCGTTTCGGTAACGTGCCCAGCGGCGGCAAATGCGGTCAAATTTCCTTTGAAACTTCCTTTGTCCGAGACTTGGTCAATCATTACGTGCTCGAGCAGAGCCCTAATGCCCATCGCTGCGAGGTTAAACGCCTCGGCATGGATCGCCCAGTAGACCTGTCTCAAGAGCGTGCCTATCGATTTGTCGGTAGGGTGCTCCTGCTCAAAATCTCTTAGCCAGTGGGGCAGTTTTCTAAGGGCCGCCGGCGGCATATATTTGTAGGTCGGAATCAGCTCGCCAGTTTCGTAGTCCCGCTCCTCAGTGCATGTGTCGGCAATCCTCATTGCAACATGATCGCAACCACTGCACTGAATCAGCGAGTACTCCGTACCGCCAGACATGCCTGCTTCGTCACTGTGCCACGATGTTTTGACTGTGCCGAACTTCAGATGATTTCGATCGCCGCCACACTCGCTGCAGTGTGCGGTCAACCGGCGCGGCTCATTCATTTGACTTGACTATTTAGGCCAGAGTGTCGATTTACGCCGCCTTCTGAAACACCCCCGCGAAGCGCGGGTCGCTGGTCAGTTTGCCTTCAGCCTGCGGCGTCTCTTCGACGAGGCGGGCGACGACGCGGTCGGTGGTGACGCCGTCGCTCTCGGCGGCGAAGTTGCAGACGATGCGGTGCCGCAGCACCGGAGCCGCCAGGGAGGCGATGTCCTCCGTGGACACGTGCGTGCGGCCGGCGAGCAGGGCCTTGGCTTTGCCGCCGAGCAACAGCATCTGCACGGCCCGGGGGCCGGCGCCCCAGCTGAGCCATTCCTTGGCGAACTCCGGGGCGCCCGGCTCGCTGATGCGGGTCTGGCGGACCAGGGCGAGGGCGTATTCGATCACGTGATCGCTCGCCGGAACCTGCCGGACGAGCTGTTGGAGTTCCACGATTTCCGGGCCGGAGAGGACCGGGTCGATCTCGTCCTTGCTCACGCCGGTGGTGGCGCGGGCGATCTGCTTCTCCTCCTCGAACGTCGGGTAGCCGACGTAGACCTTGAACATGAACCGGTCCTGCTGGGCCTCCGGCAGCAGGTAGGTGCCCTCCTGCTCGATCGGGTTCTGGGTCGCCAGGACGAAGAAGGGGTCCGGCAGGGCGTGCCGCTTCTGGCCGACGGAGACCTGCCGTTCCTGCATCGCTTCCAGCAGGGCCGCCTGGGTCTTGGGCGGGGTGCGGTTGATCTCGTCCGCCAGCACCACGTTGTGGAACAGCGGGCCGTTGAGGAACCGGAACTCCCGGTCGCCGGTGTCCCGGTTCTGCTGGAGCACGTCCGTCCCGGTGATGTCCGCCGGCATCAGGTCCGGGGTGAACTGGATGCGGGCGAAGCTCATCGAGAGCGTCCGCGCCAGCGTGGAGATCATCAGCGTCTTCGCCAGCCCCGGCACCCCTTCCAGCAGGCAGTGCCCGCGGCTGAACAGGGCAATCAGCAGCTGATCGACGACCTCCTCCTGCCCGACGATGACCCGGCCGATCTGGGTCTTGATGTCGTTGAAGGCGGCCCCGACCCGCTCGATCGCGCGTTGGGGGTCGTCTTCCAACTGGATGTCCGGGGCGTTCATCAGGGCGGCTCGTAACGGCGGGGCGGGTCGCGGGGGACTGGCACAGCATTGGCGGCGGTCCGTCGCTTCGCCAGTCCCCCGCGTCGCCGCGGCCGATGGGCCGTGCCCTCAGTCCCTGACCGGCGCCAACCAGACCGCGTCGGCGATCGTGTAGCCCTTGCGGCCGGCTTCGATCCGCACGGTCACGGTGGAGCCGGGCTTCACGGTGATGCCGTCCAGCGTCCGCCAGGCGCCCTCGCCGCCCTGGACAGTTTGGTCGATCGCGGTGCCGGCGGTCTCCCGTTGGACGCCGTCGTCCACGGTGATGAACGCGGAGCGGGTGCGATTCGTATGCGGCGAGGCGCCGACCCGCAGCACGTACTCTCCTTCCTCCGGCACCTTGAGGGTGAAGGTGGCGCTGGGCGGCTCGCCCTTGCCGTCCCACTCCACGGCCCGATACCCGCGGTCGACGTAGGGGCCGATCGAGGCGCTGCGTTCCCATTCGCCGGTGAACTTCGCGTCCTCGTCGTCCGCGACCACGCCCTTCAACGACTTGGACTCCACCTGGTTCACACTGCCGCCGCCGGTCCATTCGAGGACTTGCTCGTCGGCCAGCAGACGTTCGCGGAGGGCGGCGTAGTCCACCTCCTGCACGGGGATGTCCTGCTCGGCGGCCATCACCGCGGCGGTCGCGGCGCTCTGGCCGAGGACCATGAAGACCGGTTCCATGCGGATCGAGCCGTAGGCGATGTGCGAGGCGGACATCGCCACCGGGACCAGCAGGTTCGTGGCCTCTTCCCGCTTCGGCACGATGGAGCCGTAGCCGATCGGGTAGGGGGGGAAGCCGCCCTGCTGGACGTCGCCCTCGTTCTGCACGTGGCCGTTCTCGTCGATGAAGCGCCAGACGTTGTGGGAGTCCATCGTGTAGGCGGCGAGGCCGACGGGGTCTTCCGCCACGTCCTTGCTGAGGCAGTCGGCCTGGGTCATCACCCGCTGGCCGATCATCCGGCGGGCTTCGCGGATGTAGAGCTGCGGCGGCCAGCCGCCGGTCGCCTCGAACTCGTCCTTCGGCAGGCCCCAGGAGGAGAAGTAGCCGCGAATCGACTCCGGCACGCGCGGGTGGTTCGCCAGGGACCACATCAGGCCCTTCTGGTAATGCTCGTGGGCGGCGATGATGGCCGCCCGCTCCTCGTCGGTGGCCTCGGGATAATCGTGGTTCTGGCCGATCCAGTCGGTGGAGACGGCGTGATTGTTGTTCGAGTCCGTCTTGCGGTTCGGCATCATCACCGGGTTCCACGGCTTGCGGAGGTCGCCGGCTTCGAAGTTGCGGAACAGCAGTTCGTACAGGCTTTCGTCGTAACCGTCCGGCTTCGGCCAGGGGAGGCGGTTGGAGGCGACGTCCGTGGCGCACAACCGGAAGCAGTAGGCCTGCACGCCGTCGTCGCCGGAGCCGGCGGGCGGCAGCGGCTCGGACCGCACCTGCGGCAGGATGCCGGAGGAGGGATCGCCGGGCGTGACGTAGGGATCGACCGGCTTCACGAAGCGGTGATTTTTATAGTTCAGCGCCGGCCGCACGCCGTTGTAGCTCTCGCCGTAGACAGATTCGCCCTCGCGGCCGACGTGGTAGCTCACGCCGGCGGCGGCCATCAGGTCGCCCTCGTAGGTGGCGTCGATGAACATCTCGCCGCGGACGGTCCGGCCGTCCTTCAGTCGGATCGCGGCGATGCGGCCGTCCCGCATCGTGACGCCGCCCTCGCTCCGGTCGAGCGGGGCCTCCATCAGCGGCTTGACGCCGACCTCGGCCAACATCTGCTTGTAGATGTTCATGGCGACGTGCGGCTCGAACGTCCAGAACGGCTCCGGGTCGTTCGGGTCGAGGTCGCCCGAGTTCCGCCGGCTGCCGTACTGCTCCGGCTTCTGATGGACCCAGTTTTTGTCCTGGGCGTAGTGCCTGCCGACGGCGGTGTAGAACTCGCGGGAGATGCCGCCGATCGCCGCTTTGTTGCCGATGTCCGTGGCCCCCAGCCCGCCGGTCGTCAGTCCGCCGAGGTGCGAGGAGGGTTCGATCAGGGTGACGGATTTACCCATCCGGCGGACCTGCACCGCGGCGGCGACGCCGCCGCTGGTGCCCCCGTAGATGACCACGTCCGCGGGCGGCGGATCGGCGGCGGCCCCGGGCGAGGCAAGGGCGGCGAGTAGAACGACGGACGTGAGCATGTGGGATCTCCGGGCGAGGACGCGTCGATCATGGCCAATCCGACCCATCTCCCGCCACCGTTGCGATTTCCGACCCAGACCGGACACTGCGGCCCATGTGGGACGCCCGGCCGGAAGAACTGAAAACCGAATGGACCGGCCGCGCCGTGGCGGTGCGGGCGGCGGCCGCCGTGGGATCGCTGGCCCGGTTCCGGGGCCGCACCGGCCGGGTGCGGACGGTCAACATGAACGGCCGGGCCCTCGTTCAGTTCGACGGGGCGGACGAAACGTGGTTCGACCTCGACCCGGCGGCGCTGGAGCCGGTCACGGAGACCCCGGAAACGCCCCCGCCGGTGCGGGCCGCCGTCGGTGAGGAGCCGAAGGGCGCCCCGGCGCCGGGAGCCCTCGACAACCCCCCCGCCAAGATGCGACCCGAGACCCCCGCTCAGGCGAAGGCCGAGGGCGGGAAGAAACTGTCGGTCCTGGAACTGGCCCGTCAGCAGGACGCCGCGCGGAAGGCCTCGCCCCCGCCGACGGCCGCCGCCGAACCGCCGACCGCGAAGCCGGCCCAGCCCGAGGCCGGCAAGAAGAAGTTGTCCGTGCTGGAGCTGGCCCGTCAGCAGGGAGCGGCGGGGCAGAAAGACCAATGACCAAGAATTAATGAACCAAACTCGGGTTTCAGATCCTTGGTTCTTGATCTCTTGTCTCTTGGAATTTCATCCCCCTCACAGATCGGCGAAGTAGTTCCTTACCGCGACGGCGAACGCCTCCGTCGTGGCGACCGGCGGCAGGCCCTCGAAGGCCGCCCGGCGTTTCACCTGGAGGAGCAGATCCCGCGGATGGCAGAACCGCAGCGGGCGGTCGACGTTCAAAAAGTGTTCCGTCACCAGCGCCTCTGCGGCGCCGGCGTCGAGCGTCAGCCCCAGCGTCGGGGCGAGGGCGTGCAGGATCGAGCGGAACTCCGCCGGCGACGGGTCGCCCACCCGCACCTTGAAGGGGATGCGGCGGAGGAACGCCTCGTCTACCAGATCGGCGGGCCGCAGGTTCGTGGCGAAGACCGTCAACAGATCGAACGGCACCCTCGCCTTCTTCCCGCCGGGGGTGTTGAGGAAGTCGTAGCCGCGTTCCAGCGGCACGATCCAGCGGTTCAGCAGGCCGTCGGGGTCAATCCGCTGGCGGCCGAAGTCGTCCACCACGAGCGTGCCGCCGTTCGCTTTCAACTGGACCGGGGCCTCCATCACGCCGCTGACGGGGTTCATCGACAGTTCGAGGTGCTCCAGGGTCAACTCCCCGCCGACCAGCACCGTCGGCCGGCGGATGCGGACCCAGCGGTCGTCATATGCCGGCGGCTTGCCGTCGAAGGGCAGTTCCTCGTGCACGGCGGCGTCGAACAGGCGGACCGTCTCGCCGCCGATCCGCACGGCCCGGGGGATCCAGAGTTCCTCGCCGTAGGCCCGGGTGAGGCGTTCGGCGATCGTCGTTTTGCCGTTGCCCGGATCGCCGTGGAGGAACAACGCCCCCACGCTGCCGAGCGCGGCGCCGAGCTGGCTGAACGTCTCCGCGGAGATTTGCAGTCCCTCCAGCGCCGCCCGCAGGCGGTCGCGGCTGATCGTCTGTTTGCGGAGCGTCTGAGCTTCCACGCTGGCGACGTACTGCTCCAGCGGGGCGGGGGCGCAGCCGTCGTACCGGCAGCGGTCGTGGGCGCGGGAGGCCCGTTCAAGGCCGGCGTCGGTCAGTTCGTGCAGGTAGTCGTCCGGCCCGGCGTTGCGGCGGTAGGTGACAAGGTTCGCCTTCTTCAACTCCCGCAGGTAGCCGGCGATCAGCCCGCCCGGCAGACGGATACGGCGGGCGACGTCGCGGCCGCTGGTCGCCCCGCGGTTCAGCAGGATTTTGAGGACCAGCGCCTCGATCTCCGCCAGCGGCAGCCCGGTCGCTTCGAGGCTTTCCGGCCGCTCCGGGAAGTAACCGGACGAGGATTCCGCGGTCGCCCTGGGCGGGGCGGGGGGCGGCGATTCGAGGGCGGCGGGCACGGGCGGGTCCTGTGGAGTCTTTGGAACCTAGGTCGCCGCGGGGCCGCCGGCTTGCGGTTTCGCCGCCGCCGATCACCCTTGGCGCCCCGCCCCCGAAACAATCGCCATGAAGCTCGCTCATCTGGACCTCCCCACCGGCATCGCCGGGGACATGACCCTCGCCGCCCTGCTGGACGCCGGCGTCGACGAGGCCGCCGTGCGGGCCGCGATCGACTCGCTGGGGCTGGAAGGGGTCGAACTCCACTGCGAGGAGGTGGTGAAGTTTGGCTTCCGGGCGAAGAACGTGCGGGTGACGCACCCCCCGCAGCACGCCCACCGCGGGTTGAAGGAGATCACCGCGATCCTCGACCGGGGCAAGCTGACCCCCACCGCCCGCGATCTGGCGGACCGCCTGTTTCATGCCGTCGCCGTCGCCGAGGCCCGCGTGCACGGCAGCACGCCGGAGGCGATTCACTTCCACGAGGTGGGGGCGATCGATTCCATCGTGGACATCGTCGGCTGCGCCGTGGCGTTCGATCTGTTGGGGGCGGATCGGATCACCTGC
Coding sequences within:
- a CDS encoding pseudaminic acid biosynthesis-associated methylase, which encodes MSGSQENDGPAAVGRAGMEQESFWRGEFGDAYVDRNAAETLLAGNLAHWAATLRRAPGVTSALELGCNVGANLQALRLLRPGIKLSAVEINEKAARAAREAFPHAEISLGSLLDYEPAGTFDLVFTCGVLIHQAPDVLPHIYDLMHRASARYLMVCEYYNPSPVEISYRGHTGKLFKRDFAGDLLDRFDDLRLVDYEFVYRRDPVYPRDDTTWFLLEKVAR
- a CDS encoding LURP-one-related/scramblase family protein produces the protein MKFQLRQKLLAFGDDFTIQDETGADRFFVDGAAFSIGDKLSFQDMDGNELVRIEQKILSLKTTYRIVQGDAVVATVTKKPFTLFREVFDVEDAAPGDLDATGDFFDRDYALTRDGRTVATVSKKFFSLTDSYGVDVADGEDAVLLLAVVVVIDQVSHDEN
- a CDS encoding DUF4145 domain-containing protein; translated protein: MNEPRRLTAHCSECGGDRNHLKFGTVKTSWHSDEAGMSGGTEYSLIQCSGCDHVAMRIADTCTEERDYETGELIPTYKYMPPAALRKLPHWLRDFEQEHPTDKSIGTLLRQVYWAIHAEAFNLAAMGIRALLEHVMIDQVSDKGSFKGNLTAFAAAGHVTETQRDFLDSALEAGHASMHRGYTPPRPDLMNLLDISEGIIQSIYVVAPNTAAMRAAIPPRK
- a CDS encoding AAA family ATPase, which encodes MNAPDIQLEDDPQRAIERVGAAFNDIKTQIGRVIVGQEEVVDQLLIALFSRGHCLLEGVPGLAKTLMISTLARTLSMSFARIQFTPDLMPADITGTDVLQQNRDTGDREFRFLNGPLFHNVVLADEINRTPPKTQAALLEAMQERQVSVGQKRHALPDPFFVLATQNPIEQEGTYLLPEAQQDRFMFKVYVGYPTFEEEKQIARATTGVSKDEIDPVLSGPEIVELQQLVRQVPASDHVIEYALALVRQTRISEPGAPEFAKEWLSWGAGPRAVQMLLLGGKAKALLAGRTHVSTEDIASLAAPVLRHRIVCNFAAESDGVTTDRVVARLVEETPQAEGKLTSDPRFAGVFQKAA
- a CDS encoding FAD-dependent oxidoreductase, translated to MLTSVVLLAALASPGAAADPPPADVVIYGGTSGGVAAAVQVRRMGKSVTLIEPSSHLGGLTTGGLGATDIGNKAAIGGISREFYTAVGRHYAQDKNWVHQKPEQYGSRRNSGDLDPNDPEPFWTFEPHVAMNIYKQMLAEVGVKPLMEAPLDRSEGGVTMRDGRIAAIRLKDGRTVRGEMFIDATYEGDLMAAAGVSYHVGREGESVYGESYNGVRPALNYKNHRFVKPVDPYVTPGDPSSGILPQVRSEPLPPAGSGDDGVQAYCFRLCATDVASNRLPWPKPDGYDESLYELLFRNFEAGDLRKPWNPVMMPNRKTDSNNNHAVSTDWIGQNHDYPEATDEERAAIIAAHEHYQKGLMWSLANHPRVPESIRGYFSSWGLPKDEFEATGGWPPQLYIREARRMIGQRVMTQADCLSKDVAEDPVGLAAYTMDSHNVWRFIDENGHVQNEGDVQQGGFPPYPIGYGSIVPKREEATNLLVPVAMSASHIAYGSIRMEPVFMVLGQSAATAAVMAAEQDIPVQEVDYAALRERLLADEQVLEWTGGGSVNQVESKSLKGVVADDEDAKFTGEWERSASIGPYVDRGYRAVEWDGKGEPPSATFTLKVPEEGEYVLRVGASPHTNRTRSAFITVDDGVQRETAGTAIDQTVQGGEGAWRTLDGITVKPGSTVTVRIEAGRKGYTIADAVWLAPVRD
- a CDS encoding AAA family ATPase codes for the protein MPAALESPPPAPPRATAESSSGYFPERPESLEATGLPLAEIEALVLKILLNRGATSGRDVARRIRLPGGLIAGYLRELKKANLVTYRRNAGPDDYLHELTDAGLERASRAHDRCRYDGCAPAPLEQYVASVEAQTLRKQTISRDRLRAALEGLQISAETFSQLGAALGSVGALFLHGDPGNGKTTIAERLTRAYGEELWIPRAVRIGGETVRLFDAAVHEELPFDGKPPAYDDRWVRIRRPTVLVGGELTLEHLELSMNPVSGVMEAPVQLKANGGTLVVDDFGRQRIDPDGLLNRWIVPLERGYDFLNTPGGKKARVPFDLLTVFATNLRPADLVDEAFLRRIPFKVRVGDPSPAEFRSILHALAPTLGLTLDAGAAEALVTEHFLNVDRPLRFCHPRDLLLQVKRRAAFEGLPPVATTEAFAVAVRNYFADL